Proteins encoded by one window of bacterium:
- a CDS encoding TlpA disulfide reductase family protein, with protein sequence MTGRRWAVWAGLLLPVTALLALLAAASIHRDRAVAIGAALARGETPPVPAVTLPALTTGGPAARGVALRDFRGHATVLNFWASWCAPCREEAPLLEGLARDYRDRGLVVVGIDTQDLEAPARAFLARYGLTYLNLRDPDGSIGRLFGTTGVPETFFVDAQGRIEGKFPGEQLDPAVWRRAADALLAGRRPVP encoded by the coding sequence GTGACCGGCCGGCGCTGGGCGGTCTGGGCCGGCCTGCTGCTGCCGGTCACAGCACTCCTGGCCTTGCTGGCCGCGGCGTCCATCCACCGCGACCGCGCGGTGGCCATCGGCGCGGCGCTCGCCCGAGGCGAAACACCGCCCGTGCCCGCCGTCACGCTGCCGGCGCTCACCACGGGCGGACCGGCGGCGCGCGGCGTCGCTCTGCGCGACTTCCGGGGGCACGCGACGGTCCTGAACTTCTGGGCGTCGTGGTGCGCGCCGTGCCGTGAAGAGGCACCGCTCCTCGAGGGATTGGCGCGCGACTACCGGGATCGGGGTCTCGTCGTCGTCGGCATCGATACGCAGGACCTGGAAGCGCCCGCGCGCGCCTTTCTCGCGCGGTACGGCCTGACATATCTCAACCTGCGCGACCCCGACGGCAGCATCGGGCGGTTGTTCGGAACGACTGGCGTGCCGGAGACGTTTTTCGTCGACGCGCAGGGCCGCATCGAAGGAAAGTTTCCCGGGGAGCAGCTGGACCCGGCGGTGTGGCGGCGCGCCGCGGACGCGCTCCTGGCCGGCCGCCGGCCCGTCCCCTAG
- a CDS encoding transposase — translation MDEFCRVTKRDRKVAMRLLRHPLKRARRRAGRPHEYLSTLRPALEQVWEASDYLCSKRLAPFLPELIETLERHDEVTLSAERRTALLRISPATIDRLLRPVRRQYRRRGLVTTSPSLAALRTQVPLRTFGEWTNVPPGHVQADLLAHCGDSTHGFYLTSLLAIDVATGWTELQAVWGKGHHRVGTAVHLARHALPMPLLSLHTDNGSEFLNHIVVPWCRDQGIPFTRGRPYRKNDQAYVEQRNGSVLRRYIGYDRYSTRPAFAALKDVHELLRLYVNFFQPVRKLVSKERHGARVVKRYDRAQTPYRRLLASGVLPPERSSALAAQFQQLNPVRLRADLQTRLDALWKLADGRRADT, via the coding sequence TTGGATGAGTTCTGCCGGGTCACCAAACGGGATCGCAAAGTCGCCATGCGCCTGCTGCGGCACCCGCTGAAACGAGCGCGCCGTCGGGCCGGCCGCCCCCACGAGTACCTGAGCACCTTGCGGCCCGCGTTGGAGCAGGTGTGGGAAGCCAGCGACTACCTCTGCTCCAAGCGCTTGGCGCCTTTTCTCCCGGAACTGATCGAGACCCTGGAGCGGCACGACGAGGTGACGCTCTCGGCTGAGCGGCGCACCGCCCTCCTGCGCATCAGTCCCGCCACGATCGATCGGCTCTTGCGCCCCGTCCGCCGGCAGTACCGCCGCCGCGGCCTCGTGACGACCAGCCCGAGCCTCGCTGCGCTGCGGACCCAAGTCCCGCTGCGCACCTTCGGGGAGTGGACCAATGTGCCCCCCGGTCACGTGCAGGCGGATCTGCTCGCGCACTGTGGGGACAGCACGCACGGCTTCTACCTCACCTCGCTGCTCGCCATCGACGTCGCCACCGGCTGGACCGAGCTGCAGGCCGTGTGGGGCAAGGGCCACCACCGCGTCGGCACCGCCGTCCATCTCGCCCGCCACGCCCTGCCGATGCCCTTGCTCAGCCTGCATACCGACAACGGCAGCGAGTTCCTCAACCATATCGTGGTGCCGTGGTGTCGCGACCAGGGCATCCCCTTTACCCGCGGCCGCCCCTATCGCAAGAACGATCAGGCCTATGTCGAGCAGCGCAACGGCTCCGTGCTCCGCCGGTACATCGGGTACGATCGCTACAGCACCCGCCCGGCGTTCGCCGCGCTGAAGGACGTGCACGAGCTGCTCCGACTCTACGTGAATTTCTTTCAGCCCGTCCGCAAATTGGTCTCCAAAGAGCGCCACGGTGCCCGCGTCGTCAAGCGGTACGATCGTGCGCAGACGCCCTACCGCCGACTGTTGGCTAGCGGCGTCCTCCCCCCGGAGCGGAGCTCCGCCCTCGCCGCCCAGTTTCAGCAGCTCAATCCCGTCCGGTTGCGCGCGGATCTTCAAACCCGCCTCGACGCCCTCTGGAAACTCGCCGACGGCAGGAGGGCCGACACATGA